DNA from Brucella melitensis bv. 1 str. 16M:
CGGCTTTCATTTCATGGATGCGCCTGTATCGGGCGGACAGGCAGGTGCCGAAAACGGCGTATTGACGGTAATGGTTGGCGCATCCGAGCCAGTCTTCGAGCGTGCAAAGCCGGTCATTGAGGCTTATGCCCGCTCTGTCGGCCTTATGGGGCCGGTTGGCTCAGGCCAGCTTGCGAAAATGGTGAACCAGATCTGCATTGCAGGTCTTGTGCAGGGTCTTGCGGAAGGCATTCATTTCGGCAAGAAAGCGGGCCTCGATATCGAGAAGCTTATCGCGGTTATCTCCAAGGGCGCGGCCGGGTCGTGGCAGATGGAAAACCGCTCCAGCACCATGAACCAGGGCAAATATGATTTCGGCTTTGCCGTTGACTGGATGCGCAAGGATCTGGGCATCTGCCTTGATGAAGCAAATCGCAATGGCGCGCTTTTGCCCGTAACTGCGCTGGTGGACCAGTTTTACAAGGAAGTGCAGAAGATCGGCGGCGGGCGCTGGGATACATCTTCGCTTCTCGCCCGGCTTGAACAGTAAGCAATACCATTCCAAATCAAAAAAGCCCGGCATCGCTGCCGGGCTTTTGCATGAACATCCAAAGCTTAGAATTTCACCTTGGCAGTGAGCGAAAGCGCACCAACGAAGTCGTTTCCGAATTCGCCCTTGGAACCCGTTGGGTTGGACACACCAGCAATCATGGTATCATCCAGATCACCAGCGGAAAGCCAGCCAGCAGCGCCGGCCAAGCGCACTTCAAACTGATCCGTTGGCTTGTAATTGGTACCAAGGCCAAAGAGCCAGACATCTGTTTGCGACGTCAGGCCGGTGCTCGTTCCACGATCCCACGTAACAGTTGCAGCCGCAGACCACTGGTCATTGAACTTATGACCGACACCGCCGCTAACCGTCCAACCATCCTGATAGTAAAGGTTCAAACTGGTGATCTTCGTGCCTTTGGGAGCGATCTTGTTATCAGAAGAAACAAAGTCCACCGATGTGATGCTCGACCAGTCGGTCCACTTGACCGAGCCGAATGCGAGCCAGTCCGGGGCGATACCGGTCTGGAACTTGAATTCAACCGACTGCGGCGTAGCAACATCGCTCTCCACATTAAGCGGCATGCCCCGCCCCGTTATCGGGTTCAGCACAAGATTGTCGATCGTGCCTTCAAGGTCATACTTAACTTCCGATTGATAGACGAGCGTGGCGCGCATCGCATATTCAGGAATTTCGTAAGCAGCACCAAGACGCCAGCCAACCGACTGATCTTCAGCATCAAGCGATGCTACCCGAACCGGCCCTGGAAAAGGAAACTTCGTCGGATTCATGTTTGGACTAATGCCAGGAATCAGACGGGTCTGCTCACCCTTCAGTTCCTGATAGCTGACGCCGCCAAGAATTCGGAAATAACCTTTTTCCCCTGCTACAAAGCGATAGGAACAGTTCACACCATAATCATGAGACGAAATCTTCTGCTCGATTGCGGTGAACATGCGAACTGTGTCGGTAC
Protein-coding regions in this window:
- a CDS encoding NAD(P)-dependent oxidoreductase, with product MTNVKVAFLGLGVMGYPMAGHLKAKGGHDVTVYNRTAAKAAKWAEQFGGNYAATPADAVKNADFVFACIGNDDDLRSVTVGADGAFSTMKKDAIFIDNTTASAEVARELDKEAQKRGFHFMDAPVSGGQAGAENGVLTVMVGASEPVFERAKPVIEAYARSVGLMGPVGSGQLAKMVNQICIAGLVQGLAEGIHFGKKAGLDIEKLIAVISKGAAGSWQMENRSSTMNQGKYDFGFAVDWMRKDLGICLDEANRNGALLPVTALVDQFYKEVQKIGGGRWDTSSLLARLEQ
- a CDS encoding OmpP1/FadL family transporter — encoded protein: MTSDLACAAQYRQPWGIQTDVGTDTVRMFTAIEQKISSHDYGVNCSYRFVAGEKGYFRILGGVSYQELKGEQTRLIPGISPNMNPTKFPFPGPVRVASLDAEDQSVGWRLGAAYEIPEYAMRATLVYQSEVKYDLEGTIDNLVLNPITGRGMPLNVESDVATPQSVEFKFQTGIAPDWLAFGSVKWTDWSSITSVDFVSSDNKIAPKGTKITSLNLYYQDGWTVSGGVGHKFNDQWSAAATVTWDRGTSTGLTSQTDVWLFGLGTNYKPTDQFEVRLAGAAGWLSAGDLDDTMIAGVSNPTGSKGEFGNDFVGALSLTAKVKF